A section of the Virgibacillus sp. NKC19-3 genome encodes:
- the mfd gene encoding transcription-repair coupling factor: protein MKGIHHYLQSKEDIESILQGVTRGMKEQLVAGLSGSARSLLVSLINESAKKPILLVTHQLVQAQQLYDDLAEFAGEDDVYLYPVNELIASEIAIASPELRSQRIDALTAWSKKQSGILIAPVAALKRILPPTDYFSTYQLRFTLGETIDIESYLSSFVDMGYVRQEMVAAPGEFSVRGGIIDIYPITEEYPIRIELFDDEIDSIRYFDAGTQRSLDKQKEVIVGPATELLLTEEDILSAAGRLENALAESLSKMTDAEGKEVLTETIEQDIARLRNAEHFQEMYKYIGFLYENPASLLDYLPSNGLIIFDEMNRIQETATNLDTEEAEWYGSLLESNQMVRNSTFSFDWHSVWHHIHHQRLYMSVFLRHIPNTQPQNIINLSSRAMQEFHGQMNLFKNELKRWEKGDYSVVILAPNKKRADKIHSIFMDYDIEAAVAENPELPVGIPTIAIGNISSGIEFPMHKLALITENELFKKRTKKPRKQQKVSNAERIQNYQELKVGDYVVHANHGVGKYLGIETLEVKDSHKDYMLLKYSGDDKLFVPIDQIDLVQKFVASEGKEPKLYKLGGSEWAKVKRKVQSSVEDIADDLIKLYAERQEKQGYAFSEDSEMQREFEASFPYQETDDQIRCIEEIKQDMERERPMDRLLCGDVGYGKTEVAIRAAFKAVADGKQVAILVPTTILGQQHFETIQERFQDHAVNIALLTRFRTKKQQTETLKGLKTGNVDIVIGTHRLLSKDVAYRDLGLLIVDEEQRFGVKHKEKIKQLKTNVDVLTLTATPIPRTLHMSMLGVRDLSVIETPPENRFPIQTYVMEYNPVFLRESIERELARGGQVFFLYNRVENIDKVARDVNMLVPDARVAVAHGQMNVAELENAMFGFLEGESDVLVSTTIIETGVDIPNVNTLIVNNADHMGLSQLYQLRGRVGRSNRIAYAYFTYQKDKVLTEVSEKRLQAIKEFTELGSGFKIAMRDLSIRGTGNLLGAQQHGFIDSVGFDMYSQMLKDAIEARKAGKEVEDIQPFEPELNLDVDAYIPESYIKDEKQKIEIYKQFQAIESSTDMDDLKDELMDRFGDYPPEVGHLFAVASLKMYAKRERVESINEKNKKIELLVDESRSQQIDGSKLFELANDFGRGVQLGTEHSKLKIVVKDTGNSRFDRYKTVENLVDKLQTVDRE from the coding sequence ATGAAAGGTATTCATCATTATTTACAATCAAAAGAAGATATAGAGTCTATTTTACAAGGTGTTACCAGGGGAATGAAAGAACAGCTTGTTGCGGGCTTATCCGGCTCTGCAAGAAGTTTGCTTGTGTCGCTGATTAACGAATCTGCCAAGAAGCCCATTTTGCTGGTGACACACCAATTAGTACAGGCACAACAACTATATGACGATTTGGCGGAATTTGCCGGAGAAGATGACGTTTATTTATATCCTGTGAATGAATTGATCGCTTCTGAAATTGCCATTGCCAGCCCGGAACTCAGGAGTCAGCGAATCGATGCGTTGACAGCTTGGTCGAAAAAGCAATCTGGGATTTTAATTGCACCAGTAGCTGCATTAAAGCGGATTTTACCACCAACAGACTACTTTAGCACATACCAACTACGATTTACGCTTGGAGAGACCATCGATATTGAGTCATATCTGTCATCATTCGTAGATATGGGGTACGTGCGGCAGGAGATGGTAGCGGCGCCCGGGGAATTTAGTGTGCGTGGTGGAATCATAGATATTTATCCAATAACCGAAGAATACCCGATACGTATAGAATTATTCGATGATGAGATTGATTCTATACGCTATTTTGATGCGGGGACACAGCGGTCTTTGGACAAACAAAAGGAAGTCATTGTCGGACCGGCGACAGAATTACTACTAACCGAAGAAGATATTCTTTCAGCTGCAGGAAGACTTGAGAACGCACTGGCGGAAAGCTTAAGCAAGATGACGGATGCAGAAGGGAAAGAAGTATTAACAGAAACCATCGAACAGGATATTGCGCGCTTGAGGAATGCGGAGCATTTTCAGGAAATGTATAAATATATTGGATTCCTCTATGAAAATCCCGCTAGTTTGTTAGACTACCTCCCTTCTAATGGATTGATTATATTCGATGAAATGAATAGAATTCAGGAAACTGCTACAAACCTGGATACGGAGGAAGCGGAGTGGTATGGAAGTCTACTTGAATCAAATCAAATGGTAAGAAATAGTACATTCTCCTTTGATTGGCATTCCGTATGGCATCATATTCACCATCAGCGGTTGTATATGTCTGTATTTTTAAGGCATATTCCAAATACACAACCGCAAAATATTATTAATCTTTCTTCCCGGGCGATGCAAGAATTCCATGGCCAAATGAATTTGTTCAAAAATGAGTTAAAGCGCTGGGAAAAAGGGGATTACTCTGTTGTTATTTTAGCCCCAAATAAAAAACGTGCAGACAAAATTCATTCTATTTTCATGGATTATGATATTGAAGCAGCAGTCGCAGAAAATCCGGAACTACCGGTAGGAATCCCTACGATAGCTATTGGGAATATAAGTAGCGGCATTGAATTCCCGATGCATAAACTGGCGTTAATAACGGAAAATGAACTGTTTAAAAAGCGAACCAAAAAGCCGAGAAAGCAGCAGAAAGTATCTAATGCCGAGCGGATTCAGAATTATCAGGAATTAAAAGTGGGAGACTATGTTGTTCATGCAAACCATGGTGTTGGTAAATATTTGGGGATTGAGACGCTGGAAGTCAAAGATTCACATAAGGATTACATGCTCCTCAAGTACTCCGGCGATGATAAGCTTTTCGTGCCAATCGATCAAATTGATCTCGTACAGAAATTCGTTGCTTCCGAGGGTAAAGAGCCGAAGCTGTACAAATTAGGTGGATCGGAATGGGCGAAGGTGAAGCGAAAAGTACAGTCATCGGTAGAAGATATTGCTGATGATTTAATCAAGCTATACGCGGAAAGACAAGAAAAGCAAGGGTATGCCTTTTCCGAAGATAGTGAGATGCAGCGTGAATTTGAAGCATCATTCCCGTATCAAGAAACCGATGACCAGATTCGCTGTATCGAAGAAATTAAGCAGGATATGGAAAGAGAACGTCCGATGGATCGCTTGCTTTGTGGGGATGTTGGTTATGGAAAAACAGAGGTAGCTATACGTGCCGCATTTAAAGCAGTGGCAGATGGAAAGCAGGTTGCGATTTTAGTACCGACCACCATCTTAGGTCAACAACATTTTGAAACCATCCAGGAGCGTTTCCAGGATCACGCGGTCAATATTGCTCTATTAACACGATTTCGAACGAAGAAACAACAAACAGAAACACTGAAAGGGTTAAAGACAGGAAATGTTGATATCGTTATCGGCACCCATCGCTTATTATCAAAAGATGTGGCATACCGAGATTTGGGGCTGCTGATCGTTGATGAGGAACAGCGCTTTGGTGTTAAACACAAGGAAAAAATTAAACAATTAAAAACAAATGTGGATGTACTCACGCTAACAGCAACGCCAATACCAAGAACCTTGCATATGTCCATGCTCGGAGTACGCGACCTGTCTGTCATTGAGACACCACCTGAAAATCGTTTTCCCATTCAGACCTATGTGATGGAATACAACCCTGTTTTCTTACGTGAATCGATTGAGCGGGAACTGGCACGTGGCGGTCAGGTATTTTTCTTATACAATCGGGTGGAGAATATTGATAAGGTTGCCAGAGATGTGAATATGCTTGTGCCGGATGCTAGAGTAGCGGTAGCACATGGTCAGATGAATGTAGCTGAACTCGAAAATGCCATGTTTGGCTTTTTAGAAGGAGAATCGGACGTATTGGTCAGCACAACCATTATTGAAACAGGTGTCGATATCCCAAATGTGAATACGCTAATTGTGAATAATGCCGATCACATGGGACTAAGTCAGCTCTATCAGTTGCGTGGTCGTGTAGGACGTTCCAACCGTATCGCATATGCGTACTTTACCTATCAAAAAGATAAAGTACTCACAGAGGTGTCGGAAAAGCGTCTGCAGGCTATTAAGGAATTTACCGAATTAGGTTCCGGTTTTAAAATAGCAATGCGTGATTTGTCGATTCGTGGAACCGGAAATTTACTAGGTGCCCAGCAACATGGTTTCATCGATTCTGTCGGGTTTGATATGTATTCACAAATGCTCAAAGATGCAATCGAGGCTCGTAAAGCAGGCAAAGAGGTAGAAGACATTCAGCCCTTTGAACCTGAACTCAACTTGGATGTGGATGCATATATCCCGGAATCCTATATTAAAGATGAGAAGCAGAAAATTGAAATTTATAAACAATTCCAAGCGATTGAATCATCGACAGATATGGATGATTTAAAGGATGAATTAATGGATCGGTTCGGTGATTATCCACCGGAAGTGGGGCATTTATTTGCTGTAGCTTCCTTGAAAATGTATGCCAAACGAGAACGCGTTGAATCCATCAATGAAAAGAATAAAAAAATCGAACTATTGGTGGATGAGAGCCGAAGCCAGCAAATTGACGGCTCAAAATTATTTGAACTTGCAAATGATTTTGGGAGAGGTGTGCAATTAGGGACAGAGCACAGTAAATTGAAAATAGTCGTTAAAGACACGGGTAATTCCCGCTTCGATCGTTACAAAACTGTAGAAAACCTTGTTGATAAGTTGCAAACAGTGGACAGAGAATAA
- a CDS encoding MerR family transcriptional regulator produces MNEKMYTVKEFADLTGVTERTLRYYDRKGVLVPTNYNKKGHRLYNHEDIIKMQNILTLKYLDFSLKEIIENLSKHSINSVHDTLDKQKEMLKKKRAEIDNVIRTITRVEQIIKQEEVESDLLLGIIHSIQIEKRQEDWLSNHLTKPIVDQVFMQHMSEEEKLNTEREQVIAINKLQAFYENGISPNATEVQNLMKQLEEILNKVIEPEYQEELEKLKSEESSTCYFSLISKGLQEYAAEASRILNEENNIAKDNIGGGDQYKS; encoded by the coding sequence TTGAATGAAAAAATGTACACGGTTAAAGAATTTGCTGATCTAACTGGCGTCACGGAACGTACCCTCCGTTACTATGATCGAAAAGGAGTATTGGTTCCGACGAATTATAATAAAAAGGGTCATCGCTTATACAATCATGAAGACATCATTAAAATGCAAAATATTTTAACACTTAAGTATTTAGATTTTTCTTTGAAGGAGATAATTGAAAATCTCTCTAAGCATTCAATAAATAGTGTTCATGATACATTGGATAAACAAAAAGAGATGCTCAAGAAAAAAAGAGCTGAAATAGATAATGTCATTCGGACAATTACAAGAGTAGAACAAATTATTAAGCAGGAAGAGGTTGAAAGCGATCTATTGCTAGGAATAATTCACTCGATTCAAATTGAGAAAAGACAGGAAGATTGGCTATCTAATCACCTTACTAAGCCAATTGTCGATCAAGTATTCATGCAACATATGTCTGAGGAGGAAAAGCTGAATACCGAACGTGAGCAGGTAATTGCTATAAACAAGCTACAAGCCTTTTATGAGAATGGAATTTCCCCAAATGCTACAGAAGTTCAAAATTTAATGAAACAATTAGAAGAGATTCTAAACAAAGTTATAGAACCAGAATATCAAGAAGAACTAGAGAAACTGAAGTCGGAAGAAAGCTCGACATGTTATTTTTCCCTTATTTCAAAAGGGCTCCAAGAATATGCTGCAGAAGCCTCAAGAATATTAAATGAGGAAAATAATATAGCAAAAGATAATATCGGGGGAGGGGATCAATATAAAAGTTAA
- the phnC gene encoding phosphonate ABC transporter ATP-binding protein: MIELNDVSKVYSNGVKGLEDINLKIKKGEFVSIVGLSGAGKSTLLRSINRLINITTGEIKIDGKSITAASEKQLRLIRRDIGMIFQSFNLVKRSSVLRNVLSGRVAYNNTLRTLLNLFPQKDVDLALEALDRVNILDKAYTRSSELSGGQQQRVSIARTLAQEAKIILADEPTASLDPVTTKQVMDDLKNINTEDDATVIINLHFVDLAKEYSTRIIGLQEGKVVFDGTPEEATEEVFEEIYGRSLQEDELLGEEIL; the protein is encoded by the coding sequence ATGATTGAATTAAATGACGTTTCAAAAGTCTATTCAAACGGTGTAAAAGGGTTAGAAGATATTAATTTAAAAATTAAGAAAGGTGAATTTGTATCGATTGTCGGTTTATCAGGCGCTGGTAAATCTACATTGCTTCGTTCGATAAACCGTCTCATTAATATTACTACCGGTGAAATAAAAATAGATGGGAAGTCTATCACTGCTGCATCTGAAAAGCAGTTGCGACTAATCCGCAGAGATATCGGGATGATTTTTCAGAGTTTCAATCTTGTAAAGCGTTCCAGTGTGTTGCGCAATGTGCTCTCTGGGCGTGTTGCTTATAATAATACGTTGCGTACACTTTTAAACCTATTTCCACAAAAAGATGTGGATCTTGCTTTAGAAGCTTTGGATAGAGTGAATATATTGGATAAAGCCTATACAAGATCCAGTGAACTGTCTGGCGGACAACAACAACGTGTTTCTATCGCACGCACATTGGCTCAGGAAGCCAAAATAATTCTGGCTGATGAGCCAACAGCATCACTTGATCCAGTAACTACCAAACAGGTCATGGACGATCTCAAAAACATCAACACAGAAGATGATGCCACGGTTATTATCAACCTGCACTTTGTCGATCTCGCAAAAGAATACTCGACAAGAATCATTGGCCTCCAGGAAGGGAAAGTCGTATTTGATGGTACACCAGAAGAGGCAACAGAAGAGGTTTTTGAAGAAATTTATGGTCGCTCCCTACAGGAAGATGAATTGCTCGGGGAGGAAATTCTATGA
- the spoVT gene encoding stage V sporulation protein T has protein sequence MKATGIVRRIDDLGRVVIPKEIRRTLRIREGDPLEIFVDREGEVILKKYSPINELSHFAKEYAEALFDSLQSPVLICDRDEVIAIAGESKKDYLNKNIGSEMTKTIENRSQVFETETSNIEVIDGNEQELQSYCISPIIANGDPIGCVMIFSNDEELSNIEKKAVETAASFLARQME, from the coding sequence ATGAAGGCAACAGGTATTGTACGACGTATTGATGATTTAGGCAGGGTAGTTATTCCAAAGGAAATTAGAAGAACACTACGCATCCGTGAAGGAGATCCACTGGAAATATTTGTGGATAGAGAAGGCGAAGTTATTCTGAAAAAGTATTCACCGATAAATGAATTAAGTCACTTCGCAAAGGAATACGCAGAAGCATTATTTGATTCCCTCCAATCCCCAGTACTGATCTGTGACCGGGACGAAGTAATTGCCATAGCCGGTGAATCAAAAAAGGACTATTTAAATAAAAATATTGGGTCTGAAATGACAAAAACAATTGAAAACCGCTCTCAGGTTTTTGAAACGGAAACAAGCAATATCGAAGTCATTGATGGTAATGAACAGGAACTGCAGTCCTATTGTATCAGTCCAATCATCGCAAACGGAGATCCAATCGGCTGTGTCATGATTTTTTCCAACGATGAGGAATTAAGTAACATTGAGAAAAAGGCAGTCGAAACTGCTGCAAGCTTTTTAGCTAGGCAAATGGAGTAA
- a CDS encoding cytochrome P450 — MSKDTNRHMPKDVGLDNTVKALREGYQFIANRRHTMQSNVFETTLLGEKTICMSGSEAAKVFYDNDKFRRADAAPSRINKTLFGQGGVQGLDGEAHHHRKAMFMNVMNTFNLAQTRALTYKYWMKEVAKWEDKEEVVLYEECKKILTQVACEWVGIPLEEEAVADTSYQLGDLFESPAAIGPTHWKGRHSRSKLEEWVEAFVNDVREGKKDVPKERPLYLFSWHRDHEGELLDEGTVAVELLNLLRPMVAISIYIAFTAQALEEYPGEADKLNDGSEDKLHRFIQEVRRFYPFFPFVPARVDKTFTWDGYEFEEGTLTLMDLYGTNHHPKEWTDPSLFKPDRFQSWDKSPFDFIPQGGGDFNIGHRCAGEWLTIEILKESLNVLVNKLDYEVPEQDLSFSMNDMPSLPKSKMIITNVQRVEEHEGRKNNQE, encoded by the coding sequence ATGAGTAAGGATACAAATCGGCACATGCCAAAGGACGTTGGACTCGACAATACTGTAAAAGCCCTGAGAGAAGGGTATCAATTTATCGCAAACAGGCGGCATACCATGCAGTCAAACGTATTCGAAACAACACTTCTTGGTGAAAAGACGATTTGTATGTCCGGAAGTGAAGCAGCGAAAGTGTTCTATGATAATGATAAATTCCGGCGTGCGGATGCCGCTCCCAGCCGCATAAACAAAACCCTTTTTGGTCAAGGTGGGGTCCAGGGACTTGACGGTGAGGCGCACCATCATCGAAAGGCGATGTTTATGAATGTGATGAACACTTTCAATCTTGCCCAAACGCGAGCGCTCACGTATAAGTATTGGATGAAGGAAGTAGCGAAATGGGAAGATAAGGAGGAAGTCGTACTGTACGAAGAATGCAAAAAAATACTTACCCAGGTGGCATGTGAATGGGTTGGTATTCCTTTAGAAGAAGAAGCAGTTGCAGACACTTCCTATCAACTTGGAGATTTGTTTGAGTCACCAGCTGCGATTGGTCCTACCCATTGGAAAGGTCGTCATTCCCGTTCGAAATTAGAAGAATGGGTGGAAGCTTTCGTGAATGATGTTCGTGAAGGGAAAAAAGACGTACCTAAAGAACGTCCCCTTTATTTGTTTTCCTGGCATAGAGACCATGAAGGGGAATTATTGGACGAAGGAACAGTAGCGGTGGAGTTGCTGAATCTGCTTCGCCCTATGGTTGCTATATCAATCTATATTGCTTTCACGGCCCAAGCGTTGGAAGAATATCCGGGGGAAGCAGATAAACTGAATGATGGCTCTGAAGATAAGCTCCATCGGTTTATTCAAGAAGTTCGACGCTTTTATCCGTTTTTCCCTTTCGTACCAGCACGTGTAGATAAAACGTTTACGTGGGACGGCTATGAATTTGAAGAAGGAACCTTGACACTTATGGACCTTTATGGAACCAATCATCATCCAAAAGAATGGACGGACCCATCTCTTTTTAAGCCTGATCGTTTCCAATCATGGGATAAGAGTCCGTTTGACTTTATCCCACAGGGTGGTGGCGATTTTAATATCGGGCATCGCTGTGCTGGGGAATGGCTTACAATCGAGATTCTGAAAGAAAGCTTAAACGTTCTGGTTAATAAGCTTGATTATGAAGTGCCTGAACAAGATTTGTCGTTCAGCATGAATGATATGCCAAGCCTTCCGAAAAGCAAAATGATAATAACAAATGTACAGCGGGTTGAGGAGCACGAAGGTAGAAAAAACAACCAGGAATAG
- a CDS encoding phosphate/phosphite/phosphonate ABC transporter substrate-binding protein, with protein MTWKKAGIFLFTLSLLFLAACGSSDDTSAEDNSSDGDTYVPDSLTVQFVPSQNAETLEAKAKPLEDLLEDELDIDVTVSVSTNYNSVVEALASEQIDIGFLPPNAYVEAHDEYGAADVLLQSQRYGVNEDGTNTDELVDSYYAMFIAKSDSDIDSIADLEGKTIAFQDITSSAGYVWPAATLLDEGIDPLSDVNPLVLQGHDASVTAVLNGEADAAAIFQDARNVVLSDFPDVFEDTKVVAHTELIPNDTIAVQTNMDEEWKEKIQQAFISVGESEEGREIVRDIYTHEGYVESQDSNFDIVREYSERIQEQ; from the coding sequence GTGACGTGGAAGAAAGCGGGCATTTTTCTATTTACCTTATCTTTATTGTTTTTAGCTGCGTGTGGGAGTTCAGATGATACATCCGCTGAAGATAACTCATCAGATGGTGATACATATGTACCTGATTCACTGACAGTACAGTTTGTTCCTTCTCAAAATGCGGAAACGCTAGAGGCGAAAGCAAAGCCTTTAGAAGATTTACTAGAGGATGAACTTGATATTGATGTTACTGTAAGTGTTTCAACAAACTATAACTCCGTTGTCGAAGCATTGGCTTCCGAGCAAATTGATATAGGTTTCCTGCCGCCGAATGCATATGTGGAGGCACATGACGAATATGGTGCAGCAGATGTGCTGCTGCAGTCTCAGCGTTATGGTGTAAATGAAGATGGTACAAATACAGATGAACTTGTGGACTCCTATTACGCTATGTTTATTGCAAAATCTGATTCTGATATTGATAGTATAGCTGATTTAGAAGGCAAGACTATTGCGTTTCAGGACATCACATCATCGGCGGGATATGTTTGGCCTGCTGCTACCTTGTTGGACGAAGGAATTGATCCATTATCGGATGTAAATCCGCTGGTTCTTCAAGGACACGATGCATCTGTTACTGCAGTACTTAATGGGGAGGCGGATGCAGCAGCAATCTTTCAGGATGCGCGCAATGTTGTTTTATCTGATTTCCCCGACGTATTTGAAGATACGAAAGTTGTTGCCCATACAGAACTTATTCCAAATGACACTATTGCTGTACAGACAAATATGGATGAAGAATGGAAAGAAAAAATCCAGCAAGCGTTTATCAGTGTCGGTGAATCAGAAGAAGGCCGGGAAATTGTTCGTGACATATACACACACGAAGGTTATGTTGAATCTCAGGATTCCAATTTTGATATTGTCCGTGAATATTCAGAACGCATTCAGGAACAGTGA
- a CDS encoding GldG family protein, whose product MKDVFRWTMSALCLVSFFAFGSIIEAEGPNDPAPVFNPEQSNGMKVLFDNSHGQTAGQSDWVIDGAFSDFAQALADEGYVVQEHRSTEPLSLEDLENFNVLVIPEAQIPFKTSEQKAIATYADNGGGVFFIADHYNADRNFNRWDSNEIMNGWRRGAYENPTKGMSSGEQEAMKDVESTDWLNEEFGVRFRYNAIDNTIGDDIIPSGEAFDITEGVNEITIHAGSTLAVMNPEIAKGIVYLPEELSRDRNKWNNAVDQGVYFGGGMDEGPFAAIGKKGDGKSAFIGDSSPIEDSTPKYRNEEHGETKRTYDGFTEADNGLLLVNTVNWLADQENYQTFSEVDIPLDDASPTLDMEIPENSSEPESEPWREPAEDYLWYDPSTFADGAFGSEVSPPKDITYNFDIPEVIPVDSTPFEATITLTDMEPGHVINNAEVQIYLDGGKAVSQIQNEDGTWPDNYGYQSIGVLEADESGEAEVTVTMRIGNDASEGNANIRLRLGSGNNVYTRAVILGAQPISFEYNEIIYLLANQKKSTVYPTTIPTIWQEET is encoded by the coding sequence ATGAAAGATGTTTTTAGATGGACAATGTCAGCCTTGTGTCTTGTATCTTTTTTTGCATTTGGGAGTATCATTGAGGCAGAAGGTCCCAATGACCCTGCCCCTGTATTCAACCCTGAACAGTCAAACGGAATGAAAGTTCTGTTTGATAACAGTCATGGACAGACTGCAGGACAATCCGACTGGGTAATTGATGGAGCTTTCTCCGATTTTGCTCAAGCTTTGGCAGATGAAGGATACGTTGTGCAAGAGCACCGAAGCACAGAACCTTTATCACTCGAGGATTTAGAAAATTTCAATGTACTTGTCATCCCGGAAGCTCAAATTCCCTTTAAGACGTCAGAACAAAAAGCTATTGCTACATATGCCGATAATGGAGGTGGCGTCTTTTTTATAGCCGATCATTACAATGCTGATCGAAATTTCAACCGTTGGGACTCGAATGAAATAATGAATGGTTGGCGGCGTGGGGCATATGAAAATCCGACAAAAGGTATGAGTTCCGGAGAACAGGAAGCAATGAAGGACGTGGAAAGTACCGACTGGCTGAATGAAGAATTTGGAGTCCGGTTCCGGTATAATGCAATTGATAATACCATCGGAGATGATATCATTCCTTCAGGAGAAGCTTTTGACATAACAGAAGGTGTCAACGAAATAACTATTCATGCAGGATCGACTCTTGCCGTAATGAATCCCGAGATCGCCAAAGGTATTGTATATTTGCCTGAGGAATTATCGCGGGATAGAAATAAATGGAATAATGCTGTCGATCAGGGTGTTTATTTTGGTGGTGGAATGGATGAAGGTCCGTTTGCTGCTATAGGAAAAAAAGGAGATGGAAAGTCTGCATTTATTGGAGACTCTTCTCCGATAGAGGACAGCACACCGAAATATCGTAACGAGGAGCATGGGGAGACGAAGCGTACCTACGACGGTTTTACGGAAGCAGATAATGGTTTGTTATTGGTTAATACAGTGAATTGGTTAGCCGATCAAGAGAATTATCAGACCTTCTCCGAAGTTGACATTCCTTTAGACGACGCTTCCCCAACATTGGATATGGAGATACCTGAAAATTCTTCGGAGCCCGAAAGTGAACCATGGAGAGAGCCAGCGGAGGACTATTTATGGTATGATCCGTCGACATTTGCAGACGGTGCTTTTGGATCTGAGGTAAGTCCACCGAAGGATATCACATATAATTTTGATATACCGGAAGTAATTCCTGTTGATAGTACACCATTTGAGGCTACAATAACGTTGACGGATATGGAACCCGGTCATGTGATCAACAATGCAGAAGTGCAAATCTATCTTGATGGCGGTAAAGCTGTTTCACAAATACAAAATGAAGATGGTACCTGGCCGGATAACTATGGCTATCAAAGCATTGGTGTTTTAGAGGCGGACGAATCAGGAGAAGCTGAAGTTACGGTGACTATGCGAATCGGCAATGATGCATCAGAAGGTAATGCCAATATCCGTCTCCGTCTGGGATCTGGAAATAATGTTTATACCAGAGCGGTTATACTTGGCGCCCAGCCTATTTCTTTCGAATACAATGAAATAATCTATCTACTGGCTAATCAGAAGAAATCTACAGTTTATCCTACGACTATACCTACTATATGGCAAGAAGAAACGTAA
- a CDS encoding anti-sigma-F factor Fin family protein yields the protein MAIVYKCRHCGNVIGKLEEKVVDTSLLGFDQLTTKEKREMIHYADNGDVHIQAICENCEETLGHHPHYHELDFFIQ from the coding sequence ATGGCGATTGTCTATAAATGCAGGCATTGTGGCAATGTGATCGGAAAATTGGAAGAAAAAGTAGTTGACACATCCCTGTTGGGGTTTGATCAATTAACAACAAAGGAAAAAAGAGAAATGATACATTATGCGGATAATGGAGATGTCCATATTCAAGCCATTTGCGAAAATTGTGAAGAAACACTGGGGCATCATCCACACTATCATGAACTTGATTTTTTCATACAATAA
- a CDS encoding DUF4368 domain-containing protein, with translation MTTKRTETSFPDKIFVSAKDKKTKTQEITIVYNFIGAFDFNQAIHQVKKEDKNRKVGVI, from the coding sequence ATGACTACAAAACGAACAGAGACATCCTTTCCTGATAAGATTTTCGTGTCAGCGAAAGATAAGAAAACAAAAACACAAGAAATCACTATCGTTTATAATTTTATTGGTGCGTTTGATTTTAATCAAGCTATCCATCAAGTGAAAAAAGAAGATAAAAACAGGAAAGTTGGCGTTATTTAA